In Gammaproteobacteria bacterium, the following proteins share a genomic window:
- a CDS encoding PAS domain S-box protein — protein MAIALNRNKNSVLGLFLLVILIPLFLVSFGFWQYHQKYESDIEFLQRERLGLREIQRLYGMMLMLQKIRGLDNLYSLAGNGRLLPTIVEHSDRLRAAIRAGVQAPQISALGLDGELAEWGKNVSSLLVEAGQSRSNTPAFDRYSQLVGEMQRLIVQAADRSNLTLDGQLESFYLVNAAVHRIPVMTEQLASIRGLVSPLVGQTPPVSVVRAIEAHRAILQNETHRLTRMLQQHLRDTPGQYLRVLENLSQLAGGLDDFLKQVALVQQGGVVPGTPTYFFNEISKFVDDIQQLHQQVVDDADTVLSDRIVQLRRQQWEGELGFGLALLTMLGSAAIFYRNNRRVMRQLSQSEDELLYFKRSLDRAQDGVFMFAPASLELLYANARAMQQLGYQNDDVLQMRAFELMVEFSEAQLREKISPLLSGQQQSMSFETHYRQRDGHLIPAEVVMQYFALHNDEGRFVAIMRDIGERNRAEA, from the coding sequence ATGGCAATAGCATTGAATCGAAATAAAAACTCTGTCTTAGGGCTGTTTTTGCTGGTGATTCTGATTCCACTGTTTCTGGTTTCTTTTGGCTTTTGGCAATATCACCAAAAATATGAGTCGGACATTGAGTTCCTGCAGCGAGAACGGCTTGGCTTGCGTGAGATTCAGCGTCTGTACGGCATGATGCTGATGCTGCAGAAAATCCGAGGATTGGATAATCTCTACAGTCTTGCTGGCAACGGGCGGCTTTTGCCGACGATAGTCGAGCATTCTGATCGTTTGCGAGCGGCGATACGTGCCGGCGTGCAGGCACCACAAATCAGTGCGCTAGGGCTCGATGGTGAGTTGGCCGAGTGGGGAAAAAATGTCTCGAGTCTGTTAGTTGAAGCCGGTCAGTCGCGCTCCAACACTCCTGCGTTTGATCGCTACAGTCAGTTGGTTGGTGAGATGCAGCGGCTGATTGTCCAGGCAGCGGATCGCTCTAATCTGACCTTGGATGGACAGTTGGAGTCGTTTTACCTGGTTAATGCGGCGGTTCATCGCATTCCTGTCATGACTGAACAGTTGGCTTCGATTCGCGGGCTGGTGTCGCCGCTGGTGGGGCAAACTCCCCCCGTATCGGTTGTTCGCGCTATTGAGGCACACAGGGCAATTTTACAAAATGAAACTCACAGATTGACCCGCATGCTGCAACAGCATTTGCGTGATACGCCTGGACAGTATCTGCGGGTTTTGGAAAACCTATCCCAGTTGGCAGGCGGGCTGGATGATTTTTTGAAACAGGTGGCGTTGGTACAGCAGGGCGGAGTTGTGCCAGGAACGCCAACGTATTTTTTTAATGAGATCAGCAAGTTTGTCGACGATATTCAGCAGTTGCACCAGCAGGTTGTTGATGATGCAGATACGGTGCTGAGCGACAGGATTGTACAGTTGCGCAGACAGCAATGGGAGGGTGAGCTGGGATTTGGCTTGGCTTTACTGACCATGCTGGGCAGCGCTGCAATTTTTTACCGAAACAATCGGCGGGTCATGCGGCAGCTCAGCCAATCAGAGGATGAGTTGCTGTATTTTAAGCGCTCGCTGGATCGAGCGCAGGATGGTGTGTTTATGTTTGCACCAGCGTCGTTGGAATTGTTGTATGCCAATGCCAGGGCGATGCAGCAGCTAGGTTATCAAAATGACGATGTGCTGCAGATGCGCGCTTTTGAGCTGATGGTGGAATTCAGTGAGGCGCAGTTGCGAGAAAAAATCTCACCCTTGTTGAGCGGCCAACAGCAGAGTATGAGTTTCGAAACTCACTATCGGCAGCGTGATGGGCATCTTATTCCTGCAGAAGTCGTTATGCAGTACTTTGCACTGCATAACGACGAAGGGCGTTTTGTGGCGATTATGCGCGATATTGGTGAGCGCAACCGCGCGGAGGCGTGA
- the hscB gene encoding Fe-S protein assembly co-chaperone HscB, producing the protein MIQHEKNYFELLGVSASFDLDVAVLSENYRAVQRALHPDRFANSSEKERRLSVQHAARINDAYNTLKSPLLRSVYLLGLRGVDVQIESNANMAPAFLMEQMELREALDDAAMAGSTDQVQTLLEQIDARERQLHKELSAGFEENSDAALQRVALNVRKLQFFSKLKHDAEQVEAQLDE; encoded by the coding sequence ATGATACAGCACGAGAAAAATTATTTTGAGCTGTTAGGTGTTTCTGCCAGCTTTGACTTGGATGTCGCTGTGCTCAGCGAAAATTATCGCGCGGTTCAGCGCGCCTTGCACCCTGATCGTTTTGCCAATTCTTCTGAAAAAGAGCGCCGCCTGTCCGTGCAACATGCAGCACGGATAAACGATGCCTACAACACCCTGAAATCTCCATTGTTGCGATCGGTCTATCTGCTGGGGTTGCGAGGCGTTGATGTGCAAATCGAAAGCAATGCCAATATGGCGCCGGCGTTTTTGATGGAACAGATGGAGTTGCGCGAAGCATTGGATGATGCAGCAATGGCTGGCAGTACGGATCAAGTGCAGACGCTGCTCGAGCAGATTGATGCCAGGGAGCGTCAACTGCACAAAGAGTTGAGTGCAGGTTTTGAAGAAAACAGCGATGCTGCACTGCAGCGGGTTGCGCTGAATGTTCGTAAACTACAATTCTTTAGCAAATTAAAACACGATGCTGAGCAGGTCGAGGCTCAGTTAGACGAATAA
- a CDS encoding sulfurtransferase, protein MSQAPYIISPQALHAVLQQTDLVIIDLCDPQLFAQGHIPGARHLPYGQIVRHTPPTFGLMPSAEHLSQIFSSLGITPNSWVVACDDEGGGKAARLLWTLEAAGHRKLSLLDGGIHSWKAAKLPLSTDSQPIEHSHYPLTFSNPSVIAERSYIQNHLSDKSVRILDARSPAEYAGTDVRAARGGHIPGAVNIEWTDALDRNNALQLKPLTELQAMFSAKGIHPELEVIVYCHSHHRSALSFAVLRHLGFTKLRGYPGSWSDWGNQNDTPIE, encoded by the coding sequence ATGAGCCAAGCGCCGTACATCATCAGCCCCCAGGCACTGCACGCTGTTCTCCAACAAACCGATCTGGTCATCATCGATCTGTGCGATCCGCAATTGTTCGCGCAGGGACACATTCCCGGCGCTCGCCATCTGCCTTACGGCCAGATCGTCCGCCACACGCCGCCGACCTTCGGCCTGATGCCGTCAGCTGAACACCTCAGCCAGATTTTCAGCAGCCTGGGCATCACACCAAACAGCTGGGTCGTGGCCTGTGACGACGAAGGCGGCGGCAAAGCAGCCCGCCTGTTGTGGACGCTGGAAGCAGCCGGTCATCGCAAACTCTCCCTGCTGGACGGCGGCATCCACAGCTGGAAAGCCGCCAAACTGCCATTGAGCACCGACAGCCAGCCCATCGAACACAGCCATTACCCGCTGACATTCAGCAATCCGTCGGTGATCGCCGAGCGCAGCTACATCCAGAACCACCTCAGTGACAAATCGGTGCGTATCCTCGACGCCCGCAGCCCCGCAGAATACGCCGGCACCGACGTGCGCGCCGCACGCGGTGGTCATATTCCTGGTGCCGTCAATATCGAATGGACCGATGCCCTGGATCGCAACAACGCCCTGCAGCTCAAACCACTGACTGAATTACAGGCCATGTTCTCCGCCAAAGGCATCCATCCCGAACTCGAAGTGATTGTTTACTGTCACAGCCATCACCGTTCAGCGCTGTCGTTTGCCGTGCTCAGACATCTGGGATTTACCAAACTGCGTGGCTATCCCGGCTCCTGGTCAGACTGGGGCAATCAGAACGACACCCCGATTGAGTAA
- a CDS encoding RNA methyltransferase — protein MNFVSNIRVVMIETSHPGNIGAAARAMKNMSLHRLVLVNPKQFPAEEATARASGADDLLATARVCASLDEAVADCQLVIGASARLRSVEWPQLDARECGQKAVAEAQAGLQVAVLFGREHSGLTNEELDRCHYLMHIPTNPHFQSLNVAAAIQVVTYEIQMASLAAQPAEAVDEELADVARMEGYFQNLQVTMQELGFMDESNVKLMRRLRRLYQRARPSLTELDILHGILSAAKGKKYQWMKDRLDLLNKEVDHITKK, from the coding sequence ATGAATTTTGTCAGCAACATCCGTGTGGTCATGATTGAGACCAGTCACCCCGGTAATATCGGCGCGGCGGCGCGAGCCATGAAAAACATGTCACTGCACCGGCTGGTGCTGGTGAATCCCAAGCAATTTCCGGCGGAAGAGGCCACGGCGCGGGCTTCCGGCGCAGATGATCTGCTGGCGACGGCGCGGGTGTGTGCCTCGCTGGACGAGGCGGTGGCTGATTGCCAACTGGTGATCGGTGCCAGCGCCCGGCTGCGCAGCGTCGAGTGGCCGCAGCTGGATGCCCGCGAATGTGGCCAAAAGGCAGTGGCCGAGGCTCAGGCCGGGCTGCAGGTGGCGGTTCTGTTCGGCCGCGAGCACTCCGGCCTGACCAACGAGGAGCTGGATCGTTGCCACTATTTGATGCACATCCCGACCAACCCCCATTTCCAGTCGCTCAATGTGGCGGCGGCAATTCAGGTGGTGACCTACGAAATCCAGATGGCGTCATTGGCGGCGCAGCCGGCCGAGGCGGTGGACGAGGAGCTGGCGGATGTGGCGCGCATGGAGGGCTACTTCCAGAACCTGCAGGTGACCATGCAGGAATTGGGGTTTATGGATGAAAGTAATGTCAAATTGATGCGCCGACTGCGCCGTTTATACCAGCGCGCCCGTCCCAGCTTGACCGAACTGGACATCCTGCATGGTATTCTCAGCGCCGCCAAAGGGAAAAAGTACCAGTGGATGAAAGATCGACTGGACTTGTTAAACAAAGAAGTTGACCATATAACTAAGAAATAG
- a CDS encoding inositol monophosphatase — protein sequence MHPTLNIATRAARSAGQVILRSVNHIDTLNISEKQANDYVTEVDKRAEVEIINVIRRAYPDHAILAEESGASGEGDFQWIIDPLDGTTNFLRGIPQFSVSIAMLHKGKLELGVVYDPVKDEMFMAYRGNGAQLNDRRIRVTARKTMRGALLGTGFPFRPDQDLDRYLKTLKALIPDTAGIRRPGSAALDLAYVAAGRYDAFWELGLNRWDMAAGALIVREAGGAVTDIDGTDSFLDSGDLLASNLRLHEIMLKRLRDA from the coding sequence ATGCATCCCACCCTGAATATCGCAACCCGCGCGGCCCGCAGTGCCGGTCAAGTGATTTTACGCTCAGTCAATCACATAGACACTCTGAATATTTCAGAAAAGCAGGCCAACGACTACGTTACCGAAGTCGACAAACGTGCGGAAGTGGAAATCATCAATGTGATTCGCCGCGCCTACCCCGACCACGCCATTCTTGCTGAAGAGAGCGGCGCCAGTGGCGAGGGCGATTTCCAGTGGATCATTGACCCCCTGGACGGCACCACCAACTTTTTACGCGGCATTCCGCAGTTCTCCGTGTCCATCGCCATGCTGCACAAAGGCAAGCTGGAACTGGGCGTAGTGTACGACCCGGTCAAGGACGAAATGTTCATGGCCTACCGTGGCAACGGTGCCCAGCTCAATGACCGCCGCATCCGGGTTACCGCACGCAAAACCATGCGTGGCGCACTGCTGGGCACGGGTTTCCCGTTCCGTCCAGACCAGGACCTGGATCGCTACCTCAAGACGCTCAAAGCTCTGATCCCCGACACTGCTGGCATTCGTCGCCCAGGTTCGGCAGCACTGGATCTGGCCTACGTGGCCGCCGGTCGTTATGACGCGTTCTGGGAACTGGGCCTGAATCGTTGGGACATGGCGGCTGGCGCACTGATCGTGCGCGAAGCCGGCGGCGCCGTAACCGACATTGATGGCACGGACAGCTTCCTGGATAGCGGCGACCTGCTGGCGTCCAACCTGCGCCTGCACGAAATCATGCTCAAGCGCCTGCGCGACGCATAA
- the hscA gene encoding Fe-S protein assembly chaperone HscA produces MALLQISEPGQSAVPHQRKLAAGIDLGTTNSLVASVRSGVAETLPDATGRHILPSVVHYAAGQTTVGHEALAVAVQDPLNTIASVKRFMGRGLDDVVTLGEQPPYELLSGESGMLRIRTVAGDVSPVEVSATILNQLRERAEQTLGGDLVGVVITVPAYFDEAQRHATKDAAKLAGLNVLRLLNEPTAAAVAYGLDTRAEGVIAVYDLGGGTFDISILRLNKGVFEVLATGGDSALGGDDMDRLVAQWIMQQAGIKGDEGHQLMRLVLQQARAVKEMLTDVAVAPISLQLAEFSWQGELTRVQLNQLIEPLIKKTLAPCRRALRDAGVSKDEIAEVVLVGGSTRVLAVREAVREFFGRDALVNIDPDKVVAIGAALQADVLVGNKSDEEMLLLDVIPLSLGLETMGGLVEKIIPRNTTIPVARAQEFTTFKDGQTALAVHVLQGERETVGDCRSLARFELRGIPPMVAGAARIRVTFQVDADGLLGVSAREMISGVEASIVVKPSYGLTDSEIETMLRDSFAHAAEDMQQRKLREQQVEADREIEALTSALAEDGERLLSADERQQIDAALAALIAQRAGSNADAIKAAIVDVERVCADYVARRMNSNIQKALAGHKLEEFRG; encoded by the coding sequence ATGGCATTACTGCAAATCTCTGAACCAGGACAAAGCGCGGTTCCGCACCAGCGCAAATTGGCTGCGGGCATCGACTTGGGAACCACCAATTCGTTGGTGGCGAGTGTGCGCAGCGGCGTTGCCGAAACCTTGCCTGATGCGACTGGGCGGCATATTTTGCCCTCGGTGGTGCACTACGCAGCAGGTCAAACGACCGTGGGCCACGAGGCATTGGCCGTCGCTGTTCAGGACCCGCTAAACACGATTGCATCGGTGAAACGCTTCATGGGGCGTGGACTGGATGATGTTGTGACGCTGGGTGAACAGCCGCCTTATGAATTATTGTCCGGCGAAAGTGGCATGTTGCGAATTCGCACCGTGGCCGGCGATGTTAGTCCGGTCGAAGTGTCGGCGACCATTCTCAATCAGTTGCGCGAACGTGCGGAGCAAACACTCGGCGGCGATTTGGTTGGCGTAGTGATAACTGTGCCGGCTTATTTTGATGAAGCGCAGCGTCATGCGACCAAGGATGCGGCGAAGCTGGCGGGTTTGAATGTGCTGCGTTTGTTGAACGAGCCCACCGCAGCGGCAGTCGCTTATGGTTTGGATACCCGTGCCGAGGGCGTGATTGCTGTCTACGACTTGGGCGGCGGTACGTTTGATATTTCCATTCTGCGTTTGAACAAAGGCGTGTTTGAAGTGTTGGCCACTGGTGGCGATTCTGCGCTGGGTGGTGATGACATGGACAGGCTGGTGGCGCAGTGGATTATGCAGCAAGCGGGTATCAAAGGTGATGAAGGTCATCAGTTGATGCGCTTGGTGTTGCAGCAGGCGCGCGCCGTGAAAGAAATGCTGACCGATGTTGCTGTTGCGCCAATTTCGTTGCAACTGGCGGAATTTTCCTGGCAAGGTGAATTGACGCGTGTGCAGTTAAATCAGTTGATTGAGCCGTTGATCAAAAAGACGCTGGCTCCGTGTCGTCGTGCGCTGCGTGATGCAGGTGTGAGCAAGGACGAAATTGCAGAAGTGGTTTTGGTGGGTGGTTCAACGCGGGTGCTGGCTGTTCGCGAAGCAGTGCGTGAGTTTTTTGGTCGCGATGCTCTGGTCAATATTGATCCGGATAAAGTGGTGGCCATTGGTGCTGCGCTGCAAGCCGACGTGCTGGTGGGCAACAAGTCTGATGAGGAAATGTTGCTGCTCGATGTGATTCCCTTGTCGCTGGGACTTGAAACCATGGGTGGTTTGGTGGAAAAAATTATTCCCCGCAATACCACCATTCCAGTGGCGCGGGCCCAGGAATTTACCACGTTTAAAGACGGCCAAACCGCCCTGGCGGTGCATGTGCTGCAAGGCGAGCGCGAAACAGTGGGGGATTGTCGCTCACTGGCGCGATTTGAATTGCGCGGTATTCCGCCGATGGTGGCGGGTGCGGCGCGTATTCGTGTGACCTTTCAGGTGGATGCCGATGGTTTGCTAGGCGTCAGTGCGCGCGAGATGATTAGTGGTGTAGAGGCAAGCATCGTGGTCAAGCCGTCGTATGGTTTGACGGACAGTGAAATCGAAACCATGCTGCGTGATTCTTTTGCCCATGCGGCGGAAGACATGCAACAACGCAAATTGCGGGAACAACAGGTTGAGGCCGATCGCGAAATTGAAGCATTGACCTCGGCGCTGGCCGAGGATGGTGAGCGATTGCTGAGCGCCGATGAGCGGCAGCAAATTGATGCTGCACTGGCTGCGCTAATTGCACAACGCGCCGGCAGCAATGCTGATGCGATTAAGGCTGCGATTGTTGACGTGGAGCGGGTCTGTGCAGACTATGTTGCGCGCCGCATGAATTCGAATATTCAAAAAGCCTTGGCTGGGCACAAGCTCGAAGAATTTAGAGGGTAG
- a CDS encoding cysteine desulfurase, whose product MTVYLDYNATTPVDSLVLEAMLPFLQTLSANPSAVHAPGRQARAAMDVAREQVAALVNAHPSQVVFTSGGSEANSLAILGCARGMGFSHIACSAIEHPAVLEACYALQRQGVRFDELATGPDGLLRQSALRTSLQQGLGLLSVMLANNETGVLQQVQEIAVLARAHGAVVHTDAVQALGKIPVDFRGLGVQMMTLSAHKIYGPKGVGALVMDKQLKLEPQIYGGGQEKGLRSGTENVAAIVGFGKAAEIAKANLQQMTRLQQLRDQLEQGLMQLGGVVVFARHADRLPNTSFFSVAGIDGETLLMNLDLAGFAVSSGSACASKSEQPSHVLMAMGVEKDIARGAIRVSLGRATSADDIHAFLQALQQQISMLRSLSAVLV is encoded by the coding sequence ATGACGGTTTACCTGGATTACAACGCGACAACGCCGGTGGATTCGTTGGTGTTGGAGGCGATGTTGCCGTTTTTGCAAACGCTCAGTGCCAATCCGTCAGCGGTCCATGCGCCAGGGCGACAAGCCCGCGCCGCGATGGATGTGGCCCGTGAACAGGTTGCTGCGTTGGTGAATGCACATCCTTCGCAGGTGGTGTTTACCAGTGGTGGCAGCGAGGCGAACAGTCTGGCTATTCTGGGATGCGCGCGCGGCATGGGCTTTTCGCACATTGCCTGTAGCGCGATTGAACATCCTGCGGTGCTGGAAGCGTGCTACGCATTGCAGCGCCAGGGTGTGCGGTTTGACGAGCTGGCAACCGGTCCCGATGGTTTGTTGCGCCAGTCTGCGCTGCGGACGTCATTGCAACAAGGCTTGGGGTTGTTGTCGGTGATGCTGGCCAACAACGAAACGGGCGTGTTGCAGCAGGTGCAGGAAATCGCGGTCTTGGCGCGAGCGCACGGAGCGGTAGTGCACACCGATGCAGTGCAGGCGCTGGGCAAAATTCCCGTCGATTTTCGTGGCCTGGGCGTGCAGATGATGACGCTATCGGCGCACAAGATTTATGGTCCCAAAGGTGTTGGTGCCTTGGTGATGGACAAGCAGCTAAAGCTGGAACCGCAAATTTACGGCGGTGGTCAGGAAAAAGGGCTGCGGTCAGGGACGGAAAATGTTGCGGCCATTGTCGGTTTTGGCAAGGCGGCGGAAATCGCCAAAGCGAATTTGCAACAAATGACGCGGTTACAACAGTTGCGCGATCAGCTCGAGCAAGGGTTGATGCAACTTGGCGGCGTGGTGGTTTTTGCCAGACATGCAGACCGCTTACCTAACACCAGTTTTTTCAGCGTTGCCGGCATTGACGGTGAAACGCTACTAATGAATTTGGATCTGGCAGGTTTTGCCGTATCGAGCGGTTCAGCCTGTGCCAGCAAAAGTGAACAACCTTCGCATGTGCTGATGGCCATGGGGGTTGAAAAAGACATCGCTCGTGGCGCGATCCGCGTCAGTTTAGGGCGGGCAACCAGTGCTGACGACATTCATGCTTTTTTACAGGCGCTGCAGCAGCAAATCTCCATGCTGCGTTCCCTGTCGGCAGTGTTGGTTTAG
- the iscR gene encoding Fe-S cluster assembly transcriptional regulator IscR produces MRLTTKGRYAVTAMLDLAINYNEGPITLSDISKRQGISLSYLEQLFSKLRKRGLVDSARGPGGGYRLSRGSDEISIAEVIAAVDESIDVTRCAGKGNCQGDGNCLTHELWCDLSGQIQSFLNNITLGKLVANRGVQEVALRQKERVINGEGNAQQAAVNS; encoded by the coding sequence ATGCGATTGACGACAAAAGGCCGCTACGCGGTCACCGCAATGCTGGATCTGGCAATTAACTACAACGAAGGTCCGATCACTCTGTCGGATATTTCCAAGCGTCAGGGGATCTCTTTGTCCTACCTGGAGCAGTTGTTTTCCAAGCTGCGTAAGCGCGGCCTGGTGGACAGCGCCCGTGGTCCTGGCGGTGGTTACCGTCTGAGCCGTGGTTCCGACGAGATTTCCATCGCTGAAGTGATTGCCGCTGTGGATGAGAGCATTGACGTGACCCGTTGCGCCGGCAAGGGCAACTGCCAGGGTGACGGCAACTGTCTTACCCACGAACTGTGGTGCGACTTGAGTGGCCAGATCCAGAGTTTCCTGAATAACATCACGCTGGGCAAATTGGTAGCCAATCGCGGTGTGCAGGAAGTGGCACTGCGCCAAAAAGAGCGCGTGATCAATGGTGAAGGTAACGCACAACAGGCGGCGGTAAACAGCTAA
- the cysE gene encoding serine O-acetyltransferase, whose protein sequence is MFARIREDIRCVFDRDPAARNSFEVLTTYPGLHALWAHRLANWFWRHRLLWLARFISGVGRWFTGIEIHPGATIGRRFFIDHGMGVVIGETAQIGDDVTLYHGVTLGGTSWKKGKRHPTLGNDVVVGAGAKVLGPIEIGTGARIGSNAVVVKSVPAAATVVGVPGRIVAKKPEMDEKRQKIAAKIGFDAYGTTPDMPDPVAHAVNAMLDHIHLMDERMEQICHALKAIGAEVPEGRMPELDSCSIDSPEGQGSVQDETLR, encoded by the coding sequence ATGTTTGCACGAATCCGAGAAGACATCCGTTGCGTATTTGACCGTGATCCGGCGGCGCGCAACAGTTTTGAAGTATTGACCACCTACCCTGGGCTGCACGCGCTGTGGGCGCACCGCCTGGCCAACTGGTTCTGGCGGCACCGGCTGCTGTGGTTGGCGCGGTTTATTTCCGGGGTGGGGCGCTGGTTTACCGGAATCGAGATTCATCCGGGCGCGACCATAGGCCGGCGATTTTTTATCGACCACGGCATGGGGGTGGTGATCGGCGAGACGGCGCAGATCGGTGACGATGTCACCTTGTATCATGGCGTGACCCTGGGCGGCACGTCCTGGAAAAAGGGTAAACGCCACCCCACGCTGGGTAACGATGTGGTGGTCGGCGCGGGCGCCAAGGTGCTGGGGCCGATCGAGATCGGCACCGGGGCGCGGATTGGCTCAAACGCAGTGGTGGTCAAAAGCGTACCTGCGGCAGCGACGGTGGTCGGTGTGCCAGGACGAATTGTCGCTAAAAAGCCAGAAATGGATGAAAAGCGCCAGAAAATAGCCGCGAAAATCGGCTTTGATGCCTATGGCACCACGCCGGACATGCCGGATCCGGTGGCCCACGCAGTGAACGCCATGCTGGACCATATTCATCTGATGGATGAGCGAATGGAGCAGATTTGCCACGCGCTCAAGGCCATAGGTGCTGAGGTGCCGGAAGGGCGCATGCCGGAGCTGGACTCGTGCAGTATCGACAGTCCTGAAGGTCAGGGCTCGGTCCAGGATGAGACGCTGCGCTGA
- a CDS encoding IscS subfamily cysteine desulfurase, whose protein sequence is MKLPIYLDYSATTPVDPRVAKKMMEYLTLDGQFGNPASRSHAFGWAADEAVETARKNVADLINADPREIVWTSGATESDNLAIKGAAQFYRKKGKHIITCKTEHKAVLDTCRQLEREGFEVTYLEPEASGLIDLNKLEAAMRDDTVLVSIMHVNNEIGVVQDIRAIGEMTRSRGIIFHVDGAQSAGKVEIDMETMKVDLMSFSAHKIYGPKGIGALYVRRKPRVRLEAQMHGGGHERGLRSGTLPTHQIVGMGEAFRLAKEEMAKDNTHITALRDRLWNGIKDLEEIYVNGDMEQRIPGNLNVSFNFVEGESLIMALKDIAVSSGSACTSSSLEPSYVLRALGRSDELAHSSIRFTIGRFTTAEEVDYTVKLVREKVAKLRDMSPLWDMYKEGIDLNSVQWAAHH, encoded by the coding sequence ATGAAGTTGCCAATCTATCTGGATTATTCTGCAACAACGCCAGTTGATCCGCGTGTCGCAAAAAAAATGATGGAATACCTGACGCTGGATGGCCAGTTTGGTAACCCTGCGTCGCGCTCACATGCATTTGGCTGGGCGGCTGACGAAGCGGTGGAAACCGCTCGTAAAAATGTCGCTGATCTGATTAATGCCGATCCGCGTGAAATTGTTTGGACTTCTGGCGCAACCGAATCAGACAACTTGGCGATCAAGGGCGCAGCCCAGTTCTATCGCAAAAAAGGCAAGCACATCATCACCTGCAAAACCGAGCACAAAGCGGTTTTGGATACCTGCCGCCAGTTGGAGCGCGAAGGTTTTGAAGTAACCTATCTTGAGCCCGAAGCCAGCGGCTTGATCGACCTGAACAAGCTTGAAGCCGCGATGCGTGACGACACTGTGCTGGTGTCCATCATGCACGTCAATAACGAAATTGGTGTGGTACAGGATATTCGCGCGATTGGCGAAATGACGCGTTCTCGCGGCATCATTTTCCATGTTGATGGCGCGCAAAGTGCGGGCAAGGTAGAGATCGACATGGAAACCATGAAAGTGGATCTGATGTCTTTTTCCGCACATAAAATTTATGGCCCGAAAGGCATTGGTGCGCTGTACGTGCGTCGTAAACCACGGGTGCGTTTGGAAGCGCAAATGCACGGCGGAGGTCACGAGCGTGGTTTGCGCTCGGGTACGCTGCCAACGCATCAGATCGTTGGTATGGGCGAAGCATTTCGATTGGCCAAAGAAGAAATGGCCAAGGATAACACTCACATTACAGCACTGCGTGACCGCCTGTGGAATGGCATCAAAGACCTGGAAGAAATCTATGTCAACGGCGATATGGAGCAGCGCATTCCCGGCAATTTGAACGTGAGTTTTAATTTTGTCGAAGGCGAATCGCTGATCATGGCGCTCAAAGATATCGCGGTATCTTCCGGTTCAGCCTGTACTTCATCCAGCTTGGAGCCATCCTACGTGCTGCGTGCCTTGGGTCGCAGCGATGAACTGGCGCACAGCTCGATTCGTTTCACTATCGGTCGCTTTACGACCGCCGAAGAAGTTGATTACACCGTAAAACTGGTGCGTGAAAAAGTGGCCAAATTGCGGGATATGTCGCCATTGTGGGATATGTACAAGGAAGGTATTGATCTGAATTCTGTACAGTGGGCGGCACATCATTAA